GGTACCAATCTTAAAGTCACCTAATCAATATTGATTGTACGTACATCTAGTAAGGGTGGttccaaattaaattaaaacatttaccCCTTAAAGCcagttgtatcatatttgatacatactattatgatacctctatctaatcaatatgatcataaatgactAATTAAAATTTCTGAATACAGTCTGATACATGATATAGCTAAATGCCCTCAactggattatcagttaccaaaacaCCTAATGTGTCaaatgagagggaaaaaaaccatatatatatatatatatatatatatatgttaaattttatggaaattttgatttttttttggatttcattagaaagtgaaataaacatttcagttccaaaaaaatcaaatgtcctGGCtataaattgtgttttcaggctttaaagggttaataccAATATTACCTAACTTGTAGTGcagtatgtttaaaaaatgcttttctctTTAATCAATATAGATTATTTCTCAGAGGTAGTTACTTTGCAGCACTATATTTAAGTTGCAACAATTTTTAAATATACAGATTCTTTCTCAACTATTGATTTATTCACCAAATGCATGAAAAGATATgtttgaaaaaagttttaactaaaataaaagtcctTATTCTTTATTTGCAGCTCATGAATAATTATGTTTTGTGTCTGTTGTTTTCCAATTGAAATAAATCTATAGGGCAGgagtcatcaactacatttgcacaTGAGCAATATTTTATTCTGACAGATGCTGTGAGGgccaaactttaaaatgaactaaaCTGACATATCATTGtattagtgtttttatttcttctatttttagGCATTAACATTGAGATCAGCCCCTACtgcctatactgcagccagccacaaggaaGAACTGAGATATTTAGGCTTTATATTTCTGGAGTTGCCATGTTGTCCATTGCTGGGGTTCGCACTACTATGCTGTGTCCTGATTGAAGAGAAACATGTGCAGGAAACAAGTCATTTGTTCTAAATCTCAGGAAATTTCCATCACTAAGAGCTGGAAAGTTGACATAAAAACTGCAAATTTAATCAGGACTTGAatggtgagtgtgtgtttattaTGACTCATATTTACTAatgatggctgacaggtggactTCTGCCAAAATGTGTAAAACGTAACTCATTCCAgataaaactgtttcaaaaCTGATTGTTTTTGGGGGGTTTAGTATCTATACGGAAACAAAACCATACCCTAAAAATCACACGTTTTCTGTATTTAATAGTCTTTTGGGGACCAGATGGGAAGCTTTGGgaggcctgatatggcccctgggccgctGGTTGATGATCACAACTCTAGGATGTAGAAGAAAGAAATGACATTTGAACAATTAAGGTGTTGATAAATTAATACACAATTAAAATAATACCTAGTACAGGCCTTCTCCAGCCAAAAAATACCTTGCCAGCATGAGTTGCAGTACACATtgtttcaaaatttaaattacctttatgagagagggaggggaaagGCAGCACTGGCTTATCAATAACACTTACAcgtgtgcaaaaataaatatactaaGTGACAGCTTAGCTGATAAATGATTCTAAAATAGGTTGTTTATATCCTCGTTTAGAACAGATGAGTTTAATCGGTTAAGCAATGGTTTAAACCGAAAATACAATATTTACATACCCATATTTCTCCAACACCTGTTAAATGCACCGTCACTACTGTACATTGAGAAATTTTTAATCTACACTAAGAAAAAATTAAGCAAGAAAACTTTAAAACGTATTTGAACTGTCTAATGCACTTGTCAAAACAATACTGTATAACTTCTCTGTGGATCAAGGATATTCTGCTGTCCGGGGGAGGGGGCTAAAAAAAGTGGTAGTTTGACTTTGGTCTGCAGAATCACTGCGATTCTTGAGGCTAAAGTGGCCTATTTTGCCCATAAATTGGATGCCGTATGCTTCGTTTGACAGTGTTTTGTTAGAAATAAGGAACCATGAGTACTGAGGAATGCCTTCTCAAACTAATCCCTCCCTGGTTAAACAAAGGTCGGCTGCCGCAGCTAGCAAAGCAGCTGGTCTGACACTCACAGCTAGCTAACTGCTGCACTGTGACGCAcgtttaaaaaggtcaaaaacatcaaaacttaCCCAAAATATCAGGTTCAGAAAGACCAGGACCGTCTTTGACGATGTAATGCCGCAATGCCCCATCTTCAACACTTGGTTTTAAAGCTATATGTGTTGGAAAATAACGTAGGGTTCTACTCAGACATGTCCCGGCCAGCTCCACCGCTCACCCTCCATAGCTCTACTCTGTCACTGGATCTGACTGCACCGGTGGAGACGCAGCGCCACCAACACGTCCAGAAGTACCAGGGGCGGAACCAGGAAGTCTGAGAGGTCCGGGTAGTACCCACCACagccaaaacaaaacactgaaaagttACTAGCCACCACATTTCCACTGGCCACAATTGTGTTGATAGGAAACTATGTGTTACATGCCAAAGTGGGTATGTCTGGTATGAGATGAAGCACATACTCCATTTCCTTCTTTAATGGATACCTAGTTTATACAATTATTGAAACATTGACTTCTAATTAACTTTAttcaaaaagtcagaaatgcaGATGGTGTCATCTTATTCTCACTCAGACAAATATCCACCAGAGAGTGCTgaggttgtgacactgataaattccactggccaaagtggctagttgaAGTCAATTTGGTACCTGCCACATCTGAAATCATCCCACATTTGGCTAGTTAGCCGGTGTAAATGTCAAACCCTGGTTACATCCCAAAAATTGGGAGCTTTAACCACAAGAGAGAATGCaagatgttttatcagttaTGCTAATCTATAGCCTTTTTATATTGAATTTTAACATCACCAAatatttcacacaaaaacaacaggctAGTTAGGTTAAgataaaaacactttatttttaactgctttattCTCTGCTTTAATTTCCACTGACTTTGCCACAAAATAAGTATGCTACAAGTAGTGTTATTGGCAAATTAAAGAAAGGGGGggggtgactttttttttagtgcATTCTCCCTGGATCTTCGCACCTCTCTCCCTGCACGCCAGAGAAATGCATGCAACAAGGTAGAGGGTCCAAGCCAAGTTTGAAGCAGCAGCCCAGCttgaggcagcagtgctaacCACTATCCCAACAGGTGCACTATTACTTACAGGATTTACTGGTTAAGGTTTATGTACTAATTGTAATATGAGGTACACATCACAtagaaaccttaaaaaagaagactttgtaaaatcttaaaatgttgaACAAAGAGCCAGACAAACAGTCAAATATAGTGCAAACCAAGGCCTCTCTAAGGAATGTTCTTAAGGCCGTCTTTCATGATCTACATCAGTGCTTCCGAAAGTGTAGGCCCACTGCTAAGTTTGCTTTGCAACAAAGTGCATTtataaatatatgaatataagaaaacaaatagaaaacaaaTTTTAAGCGTCTTCACAGAAGCCCACTTAAAACTGATAATAAATGGCAGCGCCCATTAATTTTGTCACTCTACTAATACTTTCTGGTTAATGCTGATCTCTGAAAGCAACATATTTGCACTAAAATCActtgtttatgaaacaaaattatGATTATTAATTGAAGGTAAATAATTAAGTCTTGTGATTAAGTTGTAAAAGGAGTTTTTGGTGGGCCTGAAGATTTTCTGGTCTAAAGCTGGGCCAGGGGCATGCTGAAATTGTGAAAGGCTGGTACAAATGTTGGTcaattttactgaaaaaattaaacaattattATGCATAGAACTTAATCGGGTTCAGCcactcttattttgaccttaaagTTGGAGTAATTCTCATCagctattgtttttttttcccttgattttttttcttaacattaTAGTGGATCATCTGCATGCTGATGACAATATCAAAATCCTGCAGAGAAATAACTCAACAATGTGAagattttgttaatttttctgttgtaaaattTAACTCCTATGCAGCCACAATCTACTTCTTCTTGTGATGACATCTAGTGGTGAAATAGTGATTTTGCCCAACTTTCCTTTTGACACACTCTGGAGTATCAGTACCACTCTTACATCATTGATTAGATGGCTTGACTGAAATTACAGGAGGTATATTGGCCTTACGACAAAAATTCAAGTATTAAGTAGCCACTAAATCGTACTCAGTTATAAATGATTTATACACAAACTGGGCAATGGATGCACAAACAATGACCCTTCAATGAGAATTTAGATCAAAGATTTTTCCTTGTTgatcacaataaaataaatgaaactaaCTCTAAAGGAAACATCATTAAAAGTGGAAAGCTTTATTTAAGTATGGAAATTCACACAAGGAACATGTATTGTAAGCCAGATACAATAAAGCAAGAATTAGATAGCAGGTTACGGTAACATTCCTTCAGCTGCGTACACAGAATAAGTTAGCCACCTTCTTAACTTTCATCCCTTCACGTTTTTAATCcgtttaattaaaataaatgatcacTGACAGAGAAGAAAGCTCATTTCAAATTTCTCTGAGGGTGTCACAGCTTTCTATTTTATAGCAGCAGCAAAGCTGAAATCAGCATGTGTGCCAAATATTTTATCCCAGTGGGTAAAATGCGGTGCAAAATTGCTGTTAGGTTTCTGATGGTGCACATCGTGTTTGCTGGGGCCTCCATAGATACCAAATGGAATCAGACGCGATGTGGACCAGGGGAAATCATAGCCACAGTGATCTTCGATGGAAACATAAACATGCACCACCATGAAGATCCAGGTAGTGAGGAGGTGGCATCTCAGGATCACAGGATTCAGAGTAGTCCAAAAGCCTACCGTGACCAGTTCCCAGCCACCGAGACACTGAGTGGCAAGAGCAAAGGGTGAAGAGTAGTTATGGTGGATGGCATGGAAAGTGACATACAGCCAGCGAATCCTGTGATGGAGCAGGTGCCAGATGAAGTACTGAAAGTCAAATAGTAGAAGGTTGCCAATCATCCCAGCAATCAGCTCCAGCATGGATGGAGCCTGTTCTGGCAGGTCTATAGGTGGCCTCCATGCCCACTGAGCCACTGATGCTGGCAGCACCAAAAACAAATGGTTGTACAGGGTGACACCTGCACAGTGCAGCAGTGTAGAGGCTGTGGGACGACGGCCTGGTTGGATCTTGAATTGTTGCACCCATGCCAACTTATCACCCATAAtgtcacaaaaaagaaaaggaaggcACAAAACAAAGTATGAAGACACAGTCAGAACAACAGGGAAAAGTGGAGATCTCAAATAATCTCTGTAATGGAGCCGCAGGTTGTCCCACAGAGGCTGCAGCAAAGAGTCATTTCCTAAATATTTTATCCAAAGATCTACACTGATGCATGCTGGATCCATCttgatgaaaaagtcaaaaagtgaCTATTTATAAATGTCTTTGAATTTTAGATACAGCAAGGAAAGTAAAGACTGTGCCCAACGAGTCTGCTTCTGCTTCTGTTTTGCTCACTGTGTGGTATCAAGTGACGGCTGGGTTCAGCATTACAACAAATTATTCATACACCCTGGTAAACAGGTTACATATAGCTTTCCCCATAATTAATCTGCAGTAGGCTACTGGAATGATTTTCAAAATACTTTTTAGGCCTAACCTTCTGTCAGTGTATGCCTCAATTGAAGCTGTGAAATATATCATTCAGCTTATAGGTGAGAACAAGCACATTCAAATTATTGTGTTGCTTCATACACCAGTGGAGGAAAGACTATACTTAAGGGGGAAATATGTGGTTTTAAACTGAGAATTCTTTTTGATAATTGCACCATGTAACACAATAGCATAAAGGGTAATATTAAAGAAGATTAAGGGAAACATTCTgaggtttaaaacattttagcatttcagCAGGCACATTATTTGCTTTCTGAGGAGACACTTTCTCAAAGAAGTGTTGTAAAAACCCACCCTTCACAAGTTCTTGTATGTTAATGTTCAGAACTTGCAGCAAGGTTGCTGTCATTGATGAAATTATGATTGTaatacatatttacattttcctaAGAGCACTTAAGAAAGTCTATTATCTATTTGTGCCTGCACAGACGAATCTACAGAATTTACAGAATGTGTTCTAACTCAGTTTTaatcttctttatttttaaagaaggCCTTTGGGTTGATGGGGAAATTAAGATCTACATTTCCAGGATTACTGTACACATTTTAAGAGTTTACATTATTGCAGGATTGAGAGAGAACTCAATTTAAACTTCTTTACCAACCTTTATGTGTAGATATTTATCATTAATCAAAACACACCTGTTCATTTGGATTACTTAGGTGCTATTTTCCAAGGGTAAGAATGAACTTTGTATGAAAAATAGCCACAGACCAAGGACAACACAAACTGAGCTTTAACAAATGCACAGAGA
The sequence above is a segment of the Cheilinus undulatus linkage group 9, ASM1832078v1, whole genome shotgun sequence genome. Coding sequences within it:
- the ch25hl1.2 gene encoding cholesterol 25-hydroxylase-like protein 1, member 2 → MDPACISVDLWIKYLGNDSLLQPLWDNLRLHYRDYLRSPLFPVVLTVSSYFVLCLPFLFCDIMGDKLAWVQQFKIQPGRRPTASTLLHCAGVTLYNHLFLVLPASVAQWAWRPPIDLPEQAPSMLELIAGMIGNLLLFDFQYFIWHLLHHRIRWLYVTFHAIHHNYSSPFALATQCLGGWELVTVGFWTTLNPVILRCHLLTTWIFMVVHVYVSIEDHCGYDFPWSTSRLIPFGIYGGPSKHDVHHQKPNSNFAPHFTHWDKIFGTHADFSFAAAIK